A genome region from Coprococcus phoceensis includes the following:
- the srtB gene encoding class B sortase, protein MKKEYFLLGILSVILLAAGVWIYQIISEYQKAEQEYEQLQEYVKVEKNTRNPENAKPNVAEDDKDGEKQEETVTVDFAALQAINPDVVAWLRIPGVLEYPVVRGEDNSYYLNHTVQKTYSIAGSIFLDYRNERDFSDSKNIIYGHNMKDGSMFHVLRNYQDIDFFQEHTDMEVYLPDGRTLNYQITACEQVPADSEIYQIERGYAEDSKENEIILSTCSAKANIRIVIKADLKK, encoded by the coding sequence ATGAAAAAAGAATACTTTTTACTTGGGATATTAAGCGTGATTCTTTTGGCAGCAGGAGTCTGGATTTATCAGATTATTAGTGAATATCAAAAAGCAGAACAGGAATATGAACAGTTACAAGAATATGTAAAAGTAGAGAAGAATACAAGGAATCCGGAAAATGCGAAACCAAATGTTGCAGAAGATGATAAGGATGGAGAAAAGCAGGAAGAAACTGTAACGGTGGATTTTGCGGCTTTGCAGGCAATTAACCCAGATGTTGTAGCGTGGCTTCGGATCCCAGGGGTATTGGAATACCCCGTAGTGAGAGGGGAAGATAATTCCTACTATTTAAACCATACCGTACAAAAAACTTATAGCATTGCAGGAAGTATTTTTCTTGATTATCGGAATGAACGGGACTTTTCAGATAGTAAGAATATTATCTATGGCCATAATATGAAAGACGGCAGTATGTTTCATGTATTGAGAAATTATCAGGATATTGATTTTTTTCAGGAGCACACGGATATGGAGGTTTATTTACCGGATGGAAGAACTTTGAACTATCAGATTACAGCTTGTGAACAGGTACCGGCAGATAGTGAGATTTATCAGATAGAAAGAGGATATGCTGAGGATAGTAAGGAAAATGAAATCATATTGTCTACTTGTAGTGCAAAAGCAAATATCCGGATTGTTATAAAAGCGGATTTGAAAAAATAA
- a CDS encoding WXG100 family type VII secretion target, translating into MLRVDYEALAAGSKTLQDQGAIFEECIDRMRQVIEGLPDVWEADTSKRYVEQFQEAEPGLRNVRQMIEDMAIQMQKISDNFAQADSDMAGQM; encoded by the coding sequence ATGTTACGTGTGGATTATGAAGCATTAGCAGCTGGCTCAAAAACTTTGCAGGATCAGGGAGCAATTTTTGAAGAATGTATTGACAGAATGCGTCAAGTGATCGAAGGACTTCCAGATGTTTGGGAAGCAGATACAAGTAAACGTTATGTGGAACAGTTCCAAGAAGCAGAACCGGGACTTAGAAATGTTAGACAGATGATTGAAGATATGGCCATTCAGATGCAGAAAATTTCTGATAATTTTGCACAGGCAGATAGTGATATGGCTGGACAAATGTAA
- a CDS encoding type VII secretion protein EssB/YukC, with the protein MGKKKDEKTWIKGEETQQKATYLKEEIKKSSMHAKDSYDYKKLCVDRRGLLPCKYEEDREDLYFYYDIERMSPFQDVKVESREKKYQVLINFCLLKELQTDFVLKLTVDNLYYDENGLLYLKERDIYGRGEKPSDLQFVNAYKSFVAGVLGSKYSVTQIQESGIEICREEKWFEPIYRCETSEEIADILRKVREDYLLEQKREMQNVKKSTYSIWRIVAVITLIGTLLGGGYATYLSIKTVPEQKQLLAANEAFIQKDYRTCVDSLRNVEPSEMEKNTLYILAYSYANMESFRQDEMRNIIDNLSISSNSKILEYWIRIGRLETKKAEEIALSLSDDKLLIYAYMKEADDLENNTQIDGSEKKQRLDELEGQIEKLGDKYEPQEEENVENINKNVQEDTSIEEQQTQDTTDTAQ; encoded by the coding sequence ATGGGAAAAAAGAAGGATGAAAAAACATGGATCAAAGGTGAAGAGACGCAGCAGAAGGCTACCTATTTGAAGGAAGAAATTAAAAAGTCTTCGATGCATGCAAAAGATAGTTATGATTATAAAAAACTTTGTGTGGATCGAAGGGGGCTTCTGCCTTGTAAATATGAAGAGGACAGAGAAGATTTATATTTTTATTATGATATAGAAAGAATGAGTCCTTTTCAAGATGTAAAAGTAGAATCACGAGAGAAAAAATATCAAGTATTGATTAACTTTTGCTTGCTGAAAGAGCTACAGACAGATTTTGTTTTGAAACTGACTGTAGATAATCTGTATTATGATGAAAATGGATTATTATATCTGAAAGAACGAGACATTTATGGACGTGGCGAAAAACCAAGTGATCTACAATTTGTTAATGCCTATAAAAGCTTTGTTGCAGGTGTTTTGGGAAGTAAATATTCTGTCACACAAATCCAGGAAAGTGGGATTGAAATCTGCAGAGAAGAAAAGTGGTTTGAACCCATCTATCGTTGTGAAACATCAGAAGAGATTGCAGATATCTTGCGAAAAGTGAGAGAAGATTATCTTTTAGAACAAAAGCGGGAGATGCAGAATGTAAAGAAATCTACGTATTCAATATGGAGAATTGTAGCCGTTATTACATTGATCGGAACCTTGCTTGGCGGTGGATATGCAACATATCTTTCTATTAAAACTGTTCCCGAGCAGAAACAATTGCTTGCAGCAAATGAGGCTTTTATTCAAAAAGATTATAGAACTTGCGTGGATAGCTTACGAAATGTGGAACCATCTGAAATGGAAAAGAATACACTTTATATTTTAGCATATTCTTACGCCAATATGGAAAGCTTTCGTCAGGATGAAATGAGAAATATTATTGATAACCTGTCGATAAGTAGCAATTCGAAGATTTTAGAGTATTGGATACGGATAGGAAGGCTGGAAACAAAAAAAGCGGAAGAAATTGCCCTATCGCTGTCTGATGATAAATTACTAATTTATGCATATATGAAAGAGGCAGACGATTTAGAGAATAATACACAGATAGATGGTTCAGAGAAGAAACAGAGGTTGGATGAATTAGAGGGGCAGATAGAAAAACTTGGCGATAAATATGAGCCTCAAGAGGAAGAAAATGTAGAGAATATTAATAAAAATGTGCAGGAGGATACTTCCATAGAAGAACAGCAGACACAGGATACCACAGATACTGCACAGTAG
- a CDS encoding type II toxin-antitoxin system RnlB family antitoxin, which yields MNNFEIIKLNNVEDNILIVMKTSEPPFDFLSEMEEALRNIQYLGYVTIDELLHSGNTEERFIQGFFNGNSFENGKFKFTVIEKKSKLREYACEFLRKDIELLHFTGLTGRQQRLIECGCVI from the coding sequence ATGAATAACTTTGAGATTATTAAATTAAATAATGTAGAAGATAATATACTTATTGTTATGAAAACTAGCGAGCCTCCTTTTGACTTTCTTAGTGAAATGGAGGAAGCACTTCGTAATATACAGTATTTGGGGTATGTTACGATTGATGAACTATTACACAGTGGGAATACGGAAGAACGGTTTATTCAGGGCTTTTTTAATGGGAATTCTTTTGAAAATGGAAAATTCAAATTTACTGTTATTGAAAAGAAGAGTAAATTAAGAGAGTACGCTTGTGAGTTTTTGCGTAAAGATATAGAACTTCTTCATTTTACAGGCTTAACAGGCAGACAGCAAAGATTAATTGAATGTGGTTGTGTAATCTAA
- a CDS encoding YhgE/Pip domain-containing protein, which produces MKNKIVKAGVGILILGCCLGGGYYAGSKTNSDDIKPVAVVKEDKPVKEKLYDTNLIAIVNADEGIQKEDKVVSYSQSLLGTLTLPYEITGIEDAKQGLENGKYSAYMILPGTFSASVESINTTPQKAVLEYAIAQNLTQEAQAKAIYSVGNTFTTLNNGISELYLSSVLSEVHKVQDAAGIIKENDIRDLKALGEVSGDDLTEAIQLPELASVDKKIEILDLIPHYEEEDKLLAEIDKTYQDSWSKGEEQFNNTIKTQSNGLTASLNNNDGVNAEYEKMLTMHGQEMEIPKYEDDTEAEKTEVSGHVDSIQKNLNEIEKISALKKDFDELKGKQSVADEKNGKIQTSYDEIKEKLRESIVREWTEEEGRVAWTEYQVYSKQNVDAFLQGQEAAKIAYANQKLREYYDSLLLSESFLDYKGSWIDMYKKLSALDPDTYPAKSDEELNVMVDSSINLPEEEPIPPAETVSLNPITFRAIGYTAGIEKPDWDTLQFPNLEQTTIMDDVNGILSTSKKYTDKRMQEINNSRDRLVEKDASVRESLSTFDNAYSSMLIAQGALEKSINDYSPSQYLENEIIQGLQQSLGKNQNTIQEKIETQNKQYEDYVEKVYTTSEENTKKQAESIEAGEKASNEKLETNLANAKNSKQTSYEDNKRMLNDIGGILPYSRLGTQENILAYRFMSEPLAVNDLTVVKNDPIETEEVNNNIPESKMEKEKPEQKNISVMVIAIPIVLILLCVGVYIVLRKKHSDSQEDHL; this is translated from the coding sequence GTGAAAAATAAGATTGTTAAAGCAGGAGTAGGAATACTGATTCTTGGATGTTGTTTGGGTGGAGGCTATTATGCAGGGAGTAAAACAAATTCTGATGACATAAAACCTGTTGCTGTAGTAAAAGAAGATAAACCTGTAAAAGAAAAATTATACGATACAAATTTAATTGCGATTGTTAATGCTGACGAAGGAATTCAAAAAGAGGACAAAGTGGTAAGTTACAGTCAGTCTTTGCTAGGGACATTAACTCTCCCATATGAAATAACAGGTATTGAAGATGCAAAACAAGGATTAGAAAATGGAAAATATAGTGCATACATGATTTTACCTGGAACATTTTCAGCATCTGTTGAGTCTATCAATACAACACCACAAAAAGCAGTTTTAGAATATGCAATTGCTCAAAATCTCACGCAAGAGGCTCAGGCAAAAGCTATTTATTCAGTTGGAAATACTTTTACAACCTTAAATAATGGTATTAGTGAATTATATCTTTCTTCCGTTTTAAGTGAAGTGCACAAAGTACAAGATGCTGCAGGCATAATTAAAGAGAATGATATTCGAGATTTAAAAGCTCTAGGGGAGGTAAGTGGAGATGATTTGACAGAAGCAATTCAATTACCAGAACTAGCATCTGTAGATAAAAAAATTGAAATCTTAGATCTTATTCCACATTATGAGGAAGAAGATAAACTTCTTGCTGAAATTGATAAAACCTATCAAGATTCTTGGTCAAAGGGAGAAGAACAATTTAACAATACCATCAAAACACAGTCTAATGGTTTGACAGCAAGTCTAAATAATAATGATGGTGTGAATGCAGAATACGAAAAAATGTTAACAATGCATGGACAGGAAATGGAAATCCCGAAATATGAGGATGATACGGAAGCCGAAAAAACTGAAGTTTCAGGTCATGTTGACAGTATTCAAAAGAATTTGAATGAAATCGAAAAGATAAGTGCACTAAAGAAAGATTTCGATGAACTAAAGGGAAAACAGTCTGTGGCAGATGAGAAAAATGGCAAAATTCAAACTTCTTATGACGAGATAAAAGAGAAGTTAAGAGAGTCCATTGTACGTGAATGGACTGAAGAAGAAGGAAGAGTTGCTTGGACGGAATACCAGGTTTATAGCAAACAAAATGTGGATGCTTTTTTACAGGGACAAGAAGCGGCAAAAATTGCATATGCAAACCAGAAGCTACGAGAATATTATGATAGTCTTCTGCTAAGTGAAAGTTTTCTTGATTATAAGGGTTCCTGGATTGATATGTATAAAAAATTGAGTGCTTTGGACCCTGATACATATCCTGCAAAAAGCGACGAAGAATTGAATGTGATGGTAGATAGTTCGATTAATTTACCAGAAGAAGAGCCGATTCCACCTGCTGAAACAGTATCGTTAAATCCAATTACATTCCGTGCAATTGGATATACTGCAGGAATTGAAAAACCTGATTGGGACACACTTCAATTTCCAAACTTAGAGCAGACTACAATCATGGATGATGTCAATGGTATATTAAGTACTTCTAAAAAATATACAGACAAAAGAATGCAAGAGATAAATAACTCTAGAGACCGGTTGGTCGAAAAGGATGCGTCTGTTCGTGAATCATTAAGTACATTTGATAATGCCTATAGCAGTATGCTTATTGCACAAGGTGCTTTGGAAAAATCAATTAATGATTATTCACCAAGTCAATACTTAGAAAACGAGATAATTCAGGGGTTGCAACAATCTTTAGGTAAAAATCAAAATACTATTCAAGAGAAAATAGAAACTCAGAATAAACAGTATGAAGATTATGTAGAAAAAGTTTACACAACATCTGAAGAAAACACAAAGAAACAAGCAGAAAGTATTGAAGCTGGGGAAAAAGCATCTAATGAAAAATTGGAGACTAATCTTGCAAATGCAAAAAATTCAAAACAGACAAGTTATGAAGATAATAAAAGAATGCTAAACGATATTGGTGGTATACTGCCATATTCTAGACTTGGAACACAGGAAAATATTTTGGCATACCGGTTTATGTCAGAGCCGTTGGCTGTAAATGATTTAACGGTTGTCAAAAATGATCCTATTGAAACAGAAGAGGTAAACAATAATATACCAGAGAGCAAGATGGAGAAGGAAAAACCAGAACAAAAAAATATTTCTGTAATGGTAATTGCGATTCCAATTGTACTTATTTTGCTTTGCGTGGGAGTCTATATAGTTTTAAGAAAAAAACATAGTGATTCCCAAGAGGATCATTTATAA
- a CDS encoding radical SAM protein, with the protein MHNCSYCYARSLLDFRGLWNAENPRVADIQKIRRKLEKVPPGTILRLGGMTDCFQPVERQEQVTYQTIEQLNEYGIGYLIVTKSHLAGEERYRKLYDPKLAHIQITITCFDDKKAFGYEKASSPSKRLKALLNLQEEGFDVTLRLSPLIEEYLDFDYLNRLPVNKVLVEFLRVNGWIKKWFPDLDYQKYILRQSGYWHLPLEEKIRILEKIHLPLTVCEDVTEHYEYWKQHINPNPLDCCNLRK; encoded by the coding sequence ATGCATAACTGTTCCTACTGCTATGCACGCAGCCTTTTGGATTTCCGCGGGCTTTGGAATGCAGAAAATCCAAGAGTGGCAGATATCCAGAAAATCCGGAGAAAATTGGAAAAAGTGCCGCCGGGAACCATTTTAAGACTTGGAGGCATGACAGATTGCTTTCAGCCGGTGGAACGTCAGGAACAGGTTACCTATCAAACCATAGAACAGTTAAATGAATATGGTATTGGGTATCTGATTGTGACAAAATCCCATTTGGCAGGAGAAGAACGATACCGGAAACTTTATGATCCGAAACTGGCACACATTCAGATTACGATTACCTGCTTTGATGATAAGAAAGCTTTTGGCTATGAAAAAGCAAGCAGTCCTTCAAAGCGGTTAAAGGCATTGTTAAATCTACAGGAAGAGGGTTTTGATGTTACCTTACGATTAAGTCCTCTGATAGAAGAATATTTGGATTTTGATTACTTAAATAGGCTGCCGGTAAATAAAGTTTTGGTAGAATTTCTTCGGGTGAATGGGTGGATAAAAAAATGGTTTCCGGATTTGGACTATCAGAAATATATTTTGCGTCAGAGTGGATACTGGCATTTACCGTTGGAAGAAAAAATCAGGATATTGGAAAAAATTCATCTTCCTTTGACGGTCTGTGAAGATGTCACAGAACATTATGAATATTGGAAGCAGCATATCAATCCAAATCCACTGGATTGTTGCAATTTAAGAAAATAA
- a CDS encoding ribonuclease H1 domain-containing protein — protein MAKKKVFAVKRGKTTGLFYSWAECQESVDGYPGAEFKGFSAEEEAKAYLEGKETEKIASNTHETLEEGLIVYVDGSFDEKIGKYSFGCIILTPNGETIKESGNGDNPESLAIRNVAGEMLGAMYAVKWAIKNGYISLDLRYDYEGIEKWATGEWKAKNTLTQKYAEFMKEHQKHLNIKFTKIKAHTGDFYNEEVDKLAKAALTEGKGIPKIKRGDFWFTVEGITEDDLIAVLGLVKEEIGSDKIAEEEKSIAHGKSISLKISNKDRVVVSHYSKSNTVVMQGKPQLLFSTIISYITELVDIEEIPKIFNNTYNVSIDKDEVCSEFQFYMPNSFDKFSSKMEKALLQAVYNLKLNGKMFDGTFLAHPAMRVVEAHLKILLVKYEIIPDAKYIKDNGFNMFDKLGAKYKLKMDQHGTATEDKAKYIGNLYTFYHNNRHVLFHWDDPTGPLDTTKLLSVEDAHDKIKRALAIIDEYYE, from the coding sequence ATGGCTAAAAAGAAAGTTTTTGCCGTAAAAAGGGGAAAAACAACAGGTTTGTTTTATTCTTGGGCTGAATGCCAAGAGTCGGTCGATGGATATCCTGGGGCAGAATTTAAAGGCTTTTCTGCAGAAGAAGAGGCCAAAGCATATTTGGAGGGTAAAGAAACAGAAAAGATTGCGTCAAATACTCATGAAACTTTGGAAGAGGGATTAATTGTATATGTAGATGGCAGTTTTGATGAAAAAATAGGAAAATATTCGTTTGGATGTATTATTCTTACTCCAAATGGGGAGACTATTAAAGAATCCGGAAATGGTGATAATCCAGAATCATTAGCAATCCGAAATGTTGCCGGCGAAATGCTTGGTGCTATGTATGCTGTGAAATGGGCTATAAAAAATGGATATATCAGTCTGGATTTACGGTATGACTATGAAGGCATTGAGAAATGGGCAACTGGTGAATGGAAGGCAAAAAATACATTAACTCAAAAATATGCAGAGTTTATGAAAGAACATCAGAAACATTTGAATATTAAATTTACAAAAATAAAAGCTCATACGGGTGATTTTTATAATGAAGAAGTTGATAAGCTGGCAAAAGCAGCATTGACAGAAGGAAAAGGAATTCCTAAAATTAAACGTGGTGATTTTTGGTTTACGGTTGAAGGGATTACAGAAGATGATTTGATTGCCGTTCTTGGATTAGTAAAAGAAGAGATAGGTTCTGATAAGATAGCAGAAGAGGAAAAAAGCATAGCCCATGGTAAATCCATATCTCTTAAGATCAGCAATAAAGATAGAGTTGTGGTATCTCATTATAGCAAAAGCAATACAGTGGTTATGCAGGGAAAACCGCAACTGCTTTTTTCAACAATCATAAGTTATATTACAGAGTTGGTAGATATCGAAGAAATTCCTAAAATATTCAATAATACATACAATGTTAGTATTGATAAAGATGAGGTTTGTTCAGAATTTCAATTCTATATGCCAAATTCTTTCGACAAATTTTCATCTAAAATGGAAAAAGCGCTTCTCCAGGCAGTGTATAACTTAAAATTAAATGGCAAGATGTTTGATGGAACATTCCTTGCGCATCCGGCAATGAGAGTCGTAGAAGCACATTTGAAGATTTTATTGGTGAAGTACGAAATTATTCCGGATGCAAAATATATTAAAGATAATGGCTTTAATATGTTTGATAAGCTTGGAGCAAAATACAAACTAAAGATGGATCAACATGGAACGGCTACTGAAGATAAAGCAAAGTATATTGGTAATCTTTATACGTTTTATCATAATAACCGGCATGTATTGTTCCATTGGGATGATCCGACAGGACCTTTAGATACTACAAAATTATTAAGTGTCGAAGATGCACATGATAAAATCAAAAGAGCACTGGCAATTATTGATGAATATTATGAGTAG